A section of the Entelurus aequoreus isolate RoL-2023_Sb linkage group LG21, RoL_Eaeq_v1.1, whole genome shotgun sequence genome encodes:
- the gadd45gb.1 gene encoding growth arrest and DNA-damage-inducible, gamma b, tandem duplicate 1: MTLEEVLSQKSQKSTGTALEDVLVSAKENDSLTVGVYECAKVMNLDPDSVAFCVLATDEEFERDIALQIHFTLIQSFCFDNDISIVRVSDTQRLAEIVAGESPQLEDAHCVLVTNPADGSWEDPALEKLHLFCQESRHLNDWVPEISLPGR, from the exons ATGACTCTTGAGGAAGTTCTGAGCCAGAAAAGCCAGAAGAGCACCGGGACAGCCCTGGAGGATGTGCTGGTGAGCGCCAAAGAGAACGACTCGCTCACCGTGGGCGTCTACGAGTGCGCCAAAGTGATGAATCT TGACCCGGATAGTGTGGCGTTCTGCGTGCTGGCCACGGACGAGGAGTTCGAGCGTGATATCGCCCTGCAAATCCACTTCACCCTCATCCAGTCCTTCTGCTTCGATAACGACATCAGTATCGTCCGTGTGAGCGACACGCAGCGTCTGGCCGAGATTGTCGCCGGCGAGTCCCCGCAGCTTGAAGACGCCCACTGTGTCCTCGTCACG AACCCAGCCGATGGTTCTTGGGAGGACCCCGCTCTGGAGAAGCTGCACCTCTTCTGCCAGGAGAGCCGCCATCTGAACGACTGGGTCCCCGAGATCAGCCTCCCCGGGCGCTGA
- the nim1kb gene encoding serine/threonine-protein kinase NIM1: MQGWVWFEFYTLKWVSHLCFDDSHKFGNLMKASSEMPLGQCQVATPKFHHSLYSLTDSSDPDQEEEEANAPLRFTPLQKLTFDMHKDERIIKELIIGRRVGFYKVRGEIGHGTFSRVKMAFHALTKDKVALKILDKTRLDPQAQRLLSKEVSSMDSMQHPNVIRLYEVLEMPSRLYLVLEYAGGGDLHNRICNEGKLADNTSKITFSQMLSAIKYMHDINIIHRDLKAENVLFTSSGCVKVADFGFSTQISNRNDALDTFCGSPPYAAPELFREECYLGPPVDVWAMGVILFFMVTGTMPFRAETMGKLRRCITQGAYTIPPWVPGPCQRLIKGILKPESGERYAVDQMLGCDWLLPIEFPWSLASPEPASPLHGSVRWDTAEEEEREEVRSSLEKLGFTSEHFRNNQLNESRSPVTGVYRILLHRAQRRRGCDCLPVVRGMVRDPKREGLRAYRGLRHTSKLCVLS, translated from the exons ATGCAAGGATGGGTTTGGTTTGAGTTTTACACCTTAAAATGGGTATCACATCTGTGTTTTGATGACTCTCACAAATTTGGAAACTTG ATGAAAGCCTCTTCAGAAATGCCTTTAGGACAGTGCCAGGTAGCAACCCCTAAGTTCCACCACAGCCTTTATAGTCTGACAGACAGCTCAGACCCGGACCAAGAGGAGGAGGAAGCAAATGCCCCGCTGCGCTTTACCCCCCTGCAGAAGCTCACATTCGACATGCACAAGGATGAGCGGATCATCAAGGAGCTCATCATAGGTCGCAGGGTGGGCTTCTACAAGGTTCGTGGAGAGATTGGCCATGGGACGTTCTCCAGAGTCAAAATGGCTTTTCATGCTCTGACGAAAG ACAAAGTGGCCCTTAAGATCTTGGACAAGACGAGGTTAGACCCACAGGCCCAGCGACTGCTCTCCAAGGAAGTCAGCAGCATGGACTCAATGCAGCACCCCAATGTGATCCGACTCTATGAAGTTTTAGAGATGCCCAGCCGTCTCTACCTGGTTTTGGAATACGCTGGCGGAGGGGACCTGCACAACAGGATCTGCAACGAGGGGAAACTGGCTGACAACACCAGCAAGATCACTTTCTCACAGATGCTTTCTGCCATCAAATATATG CACGATATCAACATCATCCACCGGGACCTGAAGGCAGAGAATGTTCTGTTCACCAGCAGTGGCTGTGTGAAAGTGGCAGACTTTGGATTCAGCACGCAGATCTCAAACCGCAATGACGCCCTGGACACCTTCTGCGGCTCGCCTCCGTACGCCGCGCCGGAGCTCTTCAGGGAGGAGTGTTACCTCGGCCCTCCGGTGGACGTCTGGGCGATGGGGGTCATTCTTTTTTTCATGGTGACCGGGACCATGCCCTTCCGTGCTGAAACCATGGGCAAACTGAGACGCTGCATCACCCAAGGCGCCTACACGATCCCTCCCTGGGTGCCCGGTCCTTGTCAGAGGCTCATCAAGGGCATCTTGAAACCAGAGTCCGGCGAGCGTTACGCCGTCGACCAGATGCTGGGCTGTGATTGGCTTTTACCTATCGAGTTTCCCTGGTCGTTAGCTTCTCCGGAGCCGGCGAGCCCTCTCCACGGCTCCGTGCGTTGGGACACGGCGGAAGAAGAGGAAAGGGAGGAGGTCAGGAGCTCGCTGGAAAAGCTCGGGTTTACCTCGGAACACTTCCGAAACAATCAGCTTAATGAAAGCCGCAGCCCTGTCACCGGGGTTTATCGGATCCTGCTGCACCGGGCGCAGAGGAGGCGGGGCTGTGACTGTCTGCCCGTAGTCCGAGGGATGGTGAGGGACCCCAAGCGGGAGGGGCTTCGAGCATATCGGGGCCTCAGACACACTTCCAAGCTGTGTGTGCTTTCATAA